One window of Streptomyces sp. FIT100 genomic DNA carries:
- a CDS encoding MarR family winged helix-turn-helix transcriptional regulator, translated as MAERSQYEELARQLSAIGAVKRALARTLPAECPGGSAAVLALIDRYGEMRLSRLAELLSVDMSVTSRHVAHVADRGWVERAPDPDDRRSRILRLTPAGSELLDGLGRRTTDMFAHYLSDWSDDEVGQLTSMLARLRDSVGDCRAAHMTDVRDKEVHGYDHTGRCAGRPRQDP; from the coding sequence ATGGCCGAGCGCAGTCAGTACGAGGAGCTCGCCAGGCAGCTCAGCGCCATCGGGGCGGTCAAGCGCGCTCTCGCGCGCACCCTGCCCGCCGAGTGCCCCGGCGGATCCGCCGCCGTGCTCGCCCTCATCGACCGGTACGGAGAGATGCGGCTGAGCCGTCTCGCCGAGCTGCTCTCCGTCGACATGTCGGTGACCAGCCGGCATGTGGCCCATGTCGCCGACCGCGGCTGGGTCGAGCGCGCCCCCGACCCCGACGACCGGCGCTCCCGCATCCTGCGGCTGACCCCGGCGGGAAGTGAGCTGCTCGACGGCCTCGGCCGCCGGACCACGGACATGTTCGCCCACTACCTCAGCGACTGGTCCGACGACGAGGTCGGACAGCTGACCTCGATGCTGGCCCGACTCCGCGACTCCGTCGGGGACTGCCGGGCCGCCCACATGACAGACGTGAGAGACAAGGAAGTACATGGCTACGACCACACCGGCAGGTGTGCGGGGCGGCCACGCCAGGACCCGTGA
- a CDS encoding MFS transporter yields the protein MATTTPAGVRGGHARTRDDAGAPMTHRQIMEALSGLLLGMFVAILSSTIVSNALPEIITDLGGGQSAYTWVVTAALLSMTATTPLWGKLADLFSKKLLVQIALVIYMAGSVVAGLAQDTGTLIACRVVQGIGVGGLTALAQVIMAAMIAPRERGRYSGYLGATFAVATVGGPLLGGVITDTEWLGWRWCFYVGVPFALIALVVLQKTLKLPVVKRKVKVDWAGAFFISAAVSLLLLWVTFAGDKYAWLSWQTYAMTGGAAFLGLVFLLVESRASEPIIPLRLFRNRTITLASLASLFVGVAMFAGTVFFSQYFQLARDQSPTMSGVMTIPMIAGLFVSSTVSGQIITKTGRWKAWLVSGGVLVTGGLGLLGTIRYDTEYWHIAVFMAVMGLGLGMMMQNLVLCTQNQVAPQDLGSASSVVTFFRSLGGAIGVSALGAVLGKRVTHYVEDGLAELGPRAAAMGHGGTGGGGIPDLDTLPGPVRTVVESAYGHGVADVFLWSAPFALLAFLVTLFIKEVALKSATTTTEEAVQEPAHESATEPAHESAPGSAEPVAASAAGTAVRGTVRGTEGAPVARAAVTLISLGGRQLGRTVAHEDGAYALDAPGTGSYVLIASADGFQPQASTVIVGDEPVAYDILLAGTSGLSGFVVTADGGAPMEGAVVIVTDVRGDVLAAGKSAADGGFAFAELVPGPVTLAVNATGFRPLALPVEISGRGVTRVEAALRSGALVQGTVRAGAARRPLPDARVTLVDAAGNVVATATTGEDGAYAFADLDAGDYTVIATGYPPVAGTLTVAGRGVDGHDIELAHADTL from the coding sequence ATGGCTACGACCACACCGGCAGGTGTGCGGGGCGGCCACGCCAGGACCCGTGACGACGCTGGCGCGCCGATGACACACCGGCAGATCATGGAGGCGTTGTCCGGGCTGCTGCTCGGCATGTTCGTCGCCATCCTCTCCTCGACGATCGTCTCCAACGCCCTGCCGGAGATCATCACCGATCTCGGCGGCGGCCAGTCCGCCTACACCTGGGTCGTCACGGCCGCGCTGCTGTCGATGACCGCGACCACCCCCCTGTGGGGCAAGCTCGCCGACCTCTTCTCCAAGAAGCTGCTGGTCCAGATAGCCCTGGTCATCTACATGGCGGGCTCGGTCGTCGCTGGTCTCGCCCAGGACACCGGCACGCTCATCGCCTGCCGCGTCGTCCAGGGCATCGGCGTGGGCGGTCTCACCGCCCTCGCGCAGGTCATCATGGCCGCGATGATCGCGCCGCGGGAGCGCGGCCGCTACAGCGGATACCTCGGCGCGACCTTCGCCGTCGCAACCGTCGGCGGCCCGCTGCTCGGCGGCGTCATCACCGACACCGAGTGGCTCGGCTGGCGCTGGTGCTTCTACGTCGGTGTGCCGTTCGCCCTGATCGCGCTGGTCGTGCTGCAGAAGACGCTGAAGCTGCCCGTCGTGAAGCGGAAGGTGAAGGTCGACTGGGCGGGCGCGTTCTTCATCAGCGCCGCCGTCTCGCTGCTGCTGCTCTGGGTGACCTTCGCGGGCGACAAGTACGCCTGGCTGTCGTGGCAGACGTACGCCATGACCGGCGGCGCGGCCTTCCTGGGCCTGGTCTTCCTGCTCGTCGAGTCGCGGGCGAGCGAGCCGATCATCCCGCTGCGGCTCTTCCGCAACCGCACCATCACGCTGGCCTCGCTGGCCTCGCTCTTCGTCGGTGTCGCGATGTTCGCCGGCACGGTCTTCTTCAGCCAGTACTTCCAGCTGGCGCGCGACCAGTCCCCGACGATGTCCGGCGTCATGACCATCCCGATGATCGCGGGCCTCTTCGTCTCGTCGACCGTCTCCGGGCAGATCATCACCAAGACCGGCCGGTGGAAGGCGTGGCTGGTCAGCGGCGGTGTGCTGGTGACCGGCGGCCTCGGGCTGCTGGGCACGATCCGCTACGACACCGAGTACTGGCACATCGCGGTCTTCATGGCCGTCATGGGTCTGGGCCTCGGCATGATGATGCAGAACCTGGTGCTGTGCACCCAGAACCAGGTAGCCCCGCAGGACCTCGGCTCGGCCTCGTCCGTCGTCACCTTCTTCCGCTCGCTGGGCGGTGCGATCGGCGTCTCGGCGCTGGGCGCCGTCCTCGGCAAGCGGGTCACCCACTACGTCGAGGACGGCCTCGCCGAACTCGGCCCGCGCGCCGCGGCCATGGGCCACGGCGGTACGGGCGGCGGGGGCATCCCGGACCTGGACACCCTGCCGGGGCCGGTCCGTACGGTCGTGGAGAGCGCCTACGGGCACGGGGTCGCGGACGTCTTCCTGTGGTCGGCGCCGTTCGCGCTGCTCGCGTTCCTGGTGACCCTGTTCATCAAGGAGGTGGCGCTGAAGAGCGCCACGACCACGACGGAGGAGGCCGTCCAGGAGCCGGCGCACGAGTCGGCAACCGAGCCGGCGCACGAGTCGGCGCCCGGGTCCGCCGAGCCGGTTGCGGCGTCCGCCGCGGGCACGGCGGTGCGCGGCACCGTCCGCGGCACGGAGGGCGCACCCGTCGCACGGGCCGCGGTCACCCTGATCTCGCTGGGCGGGCGGCAGTTGGGCCGCACGGTGGCCCACGAGGACGGCGCGTACGCACTGGACGCCCCCGGCACCGGTTCGTACGTCCTGATCGCCTCCGCCGACGGCTTCCAGCCACAGGCGTCCACGGTGATCGTCGGCGACGAGCCCGTCGCGTACGACATCCTCCTCGCCGGTACGAGCGGTCTCTCGGGCTTCGTGGTCACCGCCGACGGCGGGGCGCCGATGGAGGGCGCAGTGGTGATCGTCACCGATGTGCGCGGCGACGTGCTGGCCGCCGGGAAGTCCGCGGCCGACGGCGGCTTCGCCTTCGCCGAGCTGGTCCCGGGCCCCGTGACCCTCGCGGTGAACGCGACGGGCTTCCGGCCACTGGCCCTCCCCGTGGAGATCAGTGGCCGGGGCGTGACCCGCGTCGAGGCGGCCCTGCGGTCGGGCGCGCTGGTCCAGGGCACCGTACGGGCCGGCGCCGCACGGCGGCCGCTGCCCGACGCGCGCGTGACCCTGGTGGACGCGGCCGGAAACGTGGTCGCCACCGCGACGACCGGCGAGGACGGCGCGTACGCCTTCGCCGATCTGGACGCCGGCGACTACACGGTCATCGCGACCGGCTACCCGCCGGTGGCGGGCACGCTCACCGTGGCCGGCCGCGGCGTCGACGGCCACGACATCGAACTCGCCCACGCGGACACCCTCTAG
- a CDS encoding YceI family protein produces MGLQAQVRTRDGWAVRHAVLTVTDMTGTQVLRAEADADGGVRTDAPLAPGPYTVIVTALGYAPSASTALVTASGRAQVGTVVLARQGGAELPPPGAWSVDPAHSTVGVVAQHLGMSSVHGRFTDFGGRIEIATDVARSHVDAVIGAASIDTGNGLRDKHLRSADFLDVERFPQITYRSHGLAPAGPDRWTVHGLLSLHGIERETDLSLSYLGTGPDPWGGVRAAFRATTELRRDDFAMTYNQVVQAGIAAIGTTLRVELDIQAVQGGVIP; encoded by the coding sequence ATGGGACTTCAGGCACAGGTACGGACCCGCGACGGCTGGGCGGTCCGGCACGCGGTGCTGACCGTCACGGACATGACGGGCACCCAGGTGCTGCGGGCCGAGGCGGACGCCGACGGCGGCGTCCGGACGGACGCGCCGCTGGCGCCGGGGCCGTACACGGTCATCGTCACGGCGCTCGGCTACGCCCCGTCCGCCTCGACCGCGCTGGTCACGGCGAGCGGCCGGGCGCAGGTCGGCACGGTGGTGCTGGCCCGCCAGGGCGGGGCCGAACTGCCGCCGCCGGGCGCCTGGTCGGTCGATCCCGCGCACTCCACGGTGGGCGTGGTCGCCCAGCACCTGGGGATGTCCAGCGTGCACGGCCGGTTCACGGACTTCGGCGGCCGGATCGAGATCGCGACGGACGTGGCCCGTTCCCACGTGGACGCGGTGATCGGCGCCGCCTCGATCGACACCGGCAACGGCCTGCGCGACAAGCACCTCAGGTCCGCGGACTTCCTCGACGTGGAGCGCTTCCCGCAGATCACCTATCGCAGCCACGGCCTCGCCCCCGCCGGGCCGGACCGCTGGACGGTCCACGGACTGCTCTCGCTCCACGGGATCGAGCGGGAGACCGACCTCTCGCTGTCGTACCTGGGCACGGGCCCCGACCCGTGGGGCGGGGTGCGGGCGGCCTTCCGCGCGACGACGGAGCTGCGCCGCGACGACTTCGCGATGACGTACAACCAGGTCGTGCAGGCGGGGATCGCGGCCATCGGCACGACGCTCAGGGTGGAGCTGGACATCCAGGCCGTCCAGGGCGGGGTGATCCCCTAG
- a CDS encoding PPOX class F420-dependent oxidoreductase, with protein MAPNIASNTPVDLEQLLEFVRPRHHAILLTRRSDGAPQGSPLTCGVDDSGRIVVSTYPERAKTRNAKRDERVSVIVLSDDWDGPWVQIDGTAEVIDAPDSVEPLVEYYRNIAGEHPDWAEYREAMVKQGKSIIRITPVRWGPVAKGGFPKPAKQREGSEERGK; from the coding sequence ATGGCACCCAACATCGCGAGCAACACCCCGGTGGATCTGGAGCAGTTGCTGGAGTTCGTACGCCCCCGCCATCACGCGATCCTGCTGACGCGCCGCTCCGACGGCGCCCCGCAGGGCTCCCCGCTGACCTGCGGCGTAGACGACTCGGGCCGGATCGTCGTGTCGACGTACCCGGAGCGGGCGAAGACGCGGAACGCCAAGCGGGACGAGCGGGTGAGCGTCATCGTGCTGAGCGACGACTGGGACGGGCCGTGGGTCCAGATCGACGGCACGGCGGAGGTCATCGACGCGCCGGACTCGGTCGAGCCGCTCGTCGAGTACTACCGCAACATCGCGGGGGAGCACCCGGACTGGGCGGAGTACCGCGAGGCGATGGTCAAGCAGGGCAAGTCCATCATCCGGATCACGCCGGTGCGGTGGGGACCGGTGGCGAAGGGCGGCTTCCCGAAGCCTGCGAAGCAGCGCGAGGGAAGTGAAGAGAGAGGGAAGTGA